The Erigeron canadensis isolate Cc75 chromosome 1, C_canadensis_v1, whole genome shotgun sequence genome segment ACCTCTCATGGACAAAAACGAACACCCATTGTACCATGCTACAAATACAAAGGGACCTAAACGTCTTTCGAATTTGTCGAACACCTAAATGAATTTTGAATACATTCCTCGCTTGTTTAGAGCGTtatgtaaaaaaacattttctttttggttACCTAAACAACTTCTACTTAATTGCTTCTTCAAAGCttaaataacatattttaaatagttATGATGGACCAAACACCGTCATTCTAAGTATTTGAGGTAAAGTGTCCAATGACTTTAATAATATGGAAGTTACAGTTCAAGTCCGAAATGTgggaaaaaaataattggtgTTTCATGTTGAGTGTCATCAAATGATGGGTGGAGTTGATCGGGTGGGTTATTGGCCCGTTAGTATCCAATTTgatggtaaaaaaaattaaaaataaaaacaacatgATGGGGTGTTctcttagatttttttttttttaggtaatGATTTAATCCAAATACTTTTTACATTAAaagtttaacaaataaaaagcAACAATTCAATAATATAGCCGGttggataaaaataaaaataaaataaatcctTATCTTTTTAATATGTATCAATACAAAAATCAACGGAGTTGGAGGTTTAAGTCTACTTAAAATTGATTATCCATAGTGTGTTAATGTTAGGTTTGGCAAATAGCTACCTACTTATTTGTGTTCGTAGCTCGATCGGAGGTGTGGTATGGTGGAAAAAGAATATCCACTTAGTAGTAGTTGTTTGGGAAGGTAGAGATAAGTGCATGTTATTTTTCATTTCGTTCTGACAGTACATACTCTCTCATATTACAATCAGTCTTTGCTCTAAAGTCTTTCCACTAAAGTCTTTCCTTCTACTAGCCTTAAGCAACTTAACACATGTATACATGATTGAACTTAGACGTCCTTTATGTAACCACAAGGTTTGTTATCCCATTCCCTTTCCCTTTTCCTTTTAGAGGAAAATCCTCACCTTTTGATGTGTAAAATTTAGTCTTAAATctataaacaagaaaattcGAATAGTTAGACTTCTACACACATGCAATGTACCTTATCGTGCATAGTAAAGCTATCGGTAAGTACATGGTCGTACACAAGGAGTGTTGTCTAGGAACTAAGCGAGTTCAATGTAATTCAAAAAGAATGGTTTAATGACCCACGTCGGTTTTGATTAaaccaaaaactaaattaaaccaaaaatcgCTTGAAAAGATTGTTGtgaacaattaaattaaaagaccATCTACTTCGACTCCACGACACATTAACTCCggttgcatttaaattaagaccCAATCCAAATACATTGACAAAGTAACCTAGAGCTGAACAAAAAACTCACTTGGTGGCCAACAAGCTTATAACTCTATTTAATTCCATTAACTAACTAGTTCAATCATAAAAAAACTGACACCACCAACGTTTCATATAATTTACCTAGTTAATcaatttgttttagttatgtattAACAATTATGCCTTGATGAAATAACTAACGTGACACCATCAACTATTAATCCCAATTAACAAATTGTTTCCTATAATTACTATGCCATATATTATCACTCCATGAACTAGTCtcaattactcatagacaaataattgaaatcataCTTGTATACTCTCGACACCATCAACAAAGCATACAAATATCACCAACAAGCGTAATAACAATAAACAAGAAAACAATTCATtaagatctcgacacaacgtTAATGAAAATCAACTCGGAATAAAGTTATGCAACTATCATCAATTATATCACTTCATCTCTGCAAATGATAAACAAGCAAGCTACTTATGATAAgacaaataaaactaacaataattaaatagatagacaccataataataataattgcatAGTAATATCGTCTGACAATTAAAAGAATCGAACGGATGATTTGACTATGGAGTTACTGCTGCTGCTTGATGaaatataaaagagaaaagaaaatgaaaaaaaacaacaacctTGCGGCTGCACTCCACGAAGAATAACCGACCTCCCTAAACCTAATTAATTACTCCTATGATGGATAGATAGATATTTGCTTTGTACCGTCTCTCTTTCTCGACTTTCATTAATTTGGGCTTGATGTTACATGTAACAAAAGAAAGAGGCTAAAAGTCTTTTTGGGCTGGACTCCCCCGTGCAGAACAACAACATATTTTGTAGTATTTTGTTGTTAGCCACTTTTAAGCAAGCAAAAGATTAAAGCTCAACTTTATTGGCCCAAACTCGTTTTCAATATAACTACACATATACTATATTACtcgtggttggagctcatgcctctagaaacagaggtcatgggttcgatcctcatacTCAGCAAGGCTGGaagtccttttctacctatggtagaacctggaaacaatctctctacctttggtaggggtaaggctaaTGACATATCAAACCCCCCCCCCCAGTACACCGtcaaagacggtattgggacccaaaacctgtggaagacggcattgagaGTTACTTTATATACTGCATTActcgtcttttttttttctccaattttcattttctttataattaatCATTAGTTAACTTAGTTATTGTCACATTTCATCTCATATACTtataattcaataaaaacatatattaaatataaaggataataaaaataaacataaactcTCTATAAGAGATGATATCGcataaaatgaatatatatatatatatatatatatatatataaaataaacgaTATCACCTTCGTTCTTCCAAAATGTTTCACCATGCTTTATGTctaatgataataacaataattatagTATTAAGAATAAGAATAATGGTTTCTTAAACCTATGtttaaaatgttaagtaaaagcTACCCCCTCCGTCTCACTAGAAGTgtcatgtttttaattttcaaagtctaacatttgcaactttgaccttaaatagtTTATTTGTGTTTGATAAAACTTGAAGaaatttatatgaattgattgtgttttaaatgtgttttttaattgtataaatgttatcaagttttatatatcacaaaaaaatatatttatggtcaaagtttaaaactaaagactttgaatattcaaagtaagACACTTCTAATGAGATTAttggacggagggagtaattaATAAGTATGGTACTTGCGTAATGTGACGATGGTAATGGTGACTATGATGATGGTGGCGGGGTAgattaatgtaaatgtaattgatgtaaatgtgataataacttattttaaaagatcaaaGTTTAATACGAGTATgtaaattagattttttttttttttttttttaatatcgtGAATTAGTTTATTAAGATTAATTTCAAAAGAGGTTCATTAGATATAGAATGGTCATtttgtatgtttattttttaattttcaaaaataaagggttaagtttaaaattttaatatagatatagaaatttCACAAACTCatattgaattttttattttttcattttatccattttaagaaaaaaattggaATTTTCACGCTAAGAATGTATTAAAAAAAGACAGGCAAAATAGAAGATTTAGAATGTTATCATTTGCGCAGtcggcccaaatactaaacctgGGAATCTCTTTCGGCACAAAATTAACGTCCCGCACATTAAGAAGAAGAAACATTATCATCAGTTGTCGCCGCATATTTGTCATGGCGACGGCTGCTGCTGCTCCTCAGCCTCCGGTGGCTAAGAAAGTGAAACACGAGATGGAAAAGTTCGGAGATGTGAGGGTCGACAATTACTACTGGCTACGCGATGATTCGCGCTCTGATCCCCAAGTTCTCTCGTATCTTCATCAAGAAAATTCCTACACTGATTCCATTATGTCTGGTAATTATCATTCAGTcttgcctatatatatatactccttgTTAATTGTTCAATTCTGCCAAAACAAAATGTGTACATTTGAAACTAAAGAAGCCTATAGTGTGTAGCTTAACCAACACTTCGTAGACGAGTTGGCCACCAGCTGCCACTTTCTAGGAGCAACCTGGTTCGAATATTGCTAGAGGCAGAATTTAATTTAAGTGGTTGACTTACCTTGACACTATTTCTGCCGGGGGTTATGTGGGTATcaattcggtacatgggatcaagcggttcctatcaatctacctttttttttttttttatagtgtGTAGCTTAGTCTCCCTAAAttagattttcttttttcttattatgTTTAGATTGGTTACTGATTGTAGTGGGCCACTTAAGCTCTTAGAATAAACTTGGGGTTGAACTTCAGTGTGTAAACATCATCTTGGGATAGTTAGCAAAAAAGTCTAGGGAAACATCAGTTTGATCTCCTAGACGAGAATATTGGTTAGGCCGTGTACAGAAGCAAAGGCTTTGACTTTTCCCAAGTAGCTTAAACGCCGATTCCTCTTGGTTCTCGTGTTTAAAAAGCACACAAGGCAATTTGCCGATGTTAAGTTGAATTATGATAACTACATTACATTAAAGAACTTATCAAAACTTTACAATGGAACAATAAAGATTTAGTTAAAAACTAGGGGgaaagaacaagaaatggtTATTTTGGGGACAGATGTGTAATGTTTGAATAAGCGATCTACAATCTATTTGTTATTGTGCTTGAGAAACAACTAGAGATTACGAAGCAGGACTTGTCATGTAACAGTCTTATCTGTATTCTCTTTTTAGTTAATTGTATATCTTCTTGGGAAATCCTttttatgtgtattttttttatttgttttaaattttaggAACCAAACAGTTGGAGGATCAGATCTATTCTGAGTTAAGAGGCCGCATCAAGGAAGATGACATATCAGCACCTCTACGCAAAGGGCCTTATTACTATTACGAGCGGACTTTGGAAGGGAAGGAGTATGTACAGCATTGTCGCCGTCTTGTAGAAAATTGTGCAGCCGTGCCATCTGTTGATGATATAATGCCAACTGGACCGGAAGCTTCTCCGGAACATGTGATTTTGGATGAAAATGTCAAGGCTAAAGATTATGCATACTATAGCATTGGTGCTTTTAAGGTGAGACtgaatttttttatgttaatagCAAGGAACAAGCGGTTTAGACCAGAATAAAACTGatatttttttccaaattaacCTTTTGATTTGTCTTTAGGTCAGTCCGAATCATAAATTAGTAGCTTATGCGGAAGACACTAAAGGAGATGAGATCTATACCATCCATGTCATGGATGCTGAGACTCGCTCGCCAGTGGGTGAGCCATTGGTTGGCGTAACAGACTATTTCGAATGGGTTGGTGATGAGGCTTTGCTATACATCACCATGGATGAAATTCTGAGACCATATAAGGTACCAGTTTTTGAGTTGGCCGGAATGAACCTTGATTGGTGtaatatattatgtaattaattaGGGCATGATTTAAGCTTGGGAAATTGTTTGCTTAAGCATTTTTGTGCTTCTTTTTGTTACGGGTAGCCTTACAAAGCTTGCATACATTTCTTTATGGAAATATATCTAGGAAAAGGAACTAGATAGACATATTACAGTTACTTTACTAATAACTGTAAGGAAGcacttaatttataaaagatatGCTAGAGATGAACATAGAGCACCCACAATGCAACGGGATTTTTCCGACCTGATTATTGTTTGTTTCACTTTCAGCTCAGATATTATTTTTTCGACCTGGTTATTATTTTTCAACCACGTTCAGGTTTCTGACATCATACATTGGTGTTTGCAGGTTTGGTTTCATAAGTTGGGTACAACTCAATCAACTGATGCATGTCTTTATCATGAAAAAGATGACATGTTTTCTCTAGATCTTGTAGCTTCCGAGAGCAAAAAATATCTGTTTGTTGGATCAGAAAGCAAAACTACAAGGTCTATTTTCTATTTGGATATCTCAAAGCCTGGGAAAGGTCTTCTGGTTTTGACACCTCGGTCAGAGGGCATTGATACATCCGTCAGCCACCGTGGtaatcattttttcattaaaagGAGAAGTGACGAGGCTTTCAATTCAGAACTACTAGCCTGTCCACTGGACGATGTAAATGCAACTACGCTTCTACTTCCTCACAGAGAAAGGTACCAGTGAACTTTTATATTTACTACTTATAAATGGAGAAATGTTAGATTTCTGCAATCTCAACCGTTAAGCAAGAAAAAGGTGTGGTAAAAAGTAATGGGTTGGGTGGGTCAAAGTGTCTAACTCGTTGGAAGATTCgaaagtgtatttttaatgcaCACAACCTACTAAATTGCCTTGTACACATAAATCATACtaatattataataacaatttttattttatgtatcacACAAATTAGACCGTTCAATTCAATTCTTATTTGACTTTCTAAAATGCATTTGTCACACATAGTTGGTGTAATAACTTTAAGCtgtctttaatttttaatggCTGTGTTTAGTATTTTAGACAGGTTGCCTGGTATCAGGGTGGGGTGGATTTGTTTGAGGCAGTTTTGTCAACTTGTCAACCCATTTTCTTTTGCCTTTCTTAGTGCAACTAGTTGGTATGAACATATATAATACATCAGGAAGCATATTACATCATTTTTTCAGTTAAAATTAACGTTTTTTAGTTGACACCGTCCCTTGATTATTGTCTTACTATTTCCGTCTCTCTACCGTATGTCAAGTTTTATTTGTCTAttgttttatgtattattttccAGGCTTATACTCTTTTCCATTTATCTGCTTGTTTTTCACTCGGATTTGTTTTGTTCCAGTGTAAAAATACAGGACATAATTCTTTTTAGTAATCACCTTGTCGTTTATGAGCGTGAAGAGGGTCTACCACAGGTTACTTTTTATTCCCTTCCAGCTGTTGGTGAACCACTTCACACTCTCCAAGGTGGCCAGGCTGTAGATTTTATTGACCCTGTTTATTCAGTGGAGCCAGCGGAGTCGCAATTTTCTTCGAGTATACTGCGGTTTTATTATAGCTCTTTGAGAACGCCCCCTTCTacatatgattatgatatgcGTACAGGGGTTTCAGTTCTGAAGAAAGTTGAAACAGTAAGTTACTCGCTAGTTTATATTATGACTCTTTTTGGTTCTGTTGGATCTTTTAGCTCTGGAGAAAGCTGAAACAGTTAGTTACTACAGCACTAAAAATTTCGCACTAAGCCTAGATTaattagaaaatacattctATCTATCTTTTAACCTCTACAACTGGTCTACGCCTAGAATACCAAAACCAAACATATTAGGTCTAATGGATTCCTTTCATAATAAAATTAGGTACTCGGTGGGTTTGATGCCTCAAAGTATGTAACCAAAAGGGAGTGGGTAATTGCTCAAGATGGCACTCATGTTCCTATATCAATTGCCTATCGAAAGGATCTGGTCAAGCTTGATGGGTCGGATCCTTTGTTACTTTATGGCTATGGATCATACGAGGTAATACATGTGCCAGCTTTTACTTATCATGTTCTTTTTCTATATTATCACAAGCATATATCAGAATATGTGCTATGTTACTTTCTCATTCTGTTCAAATATGTTAATCAATACTCTTTCTTGTGTTTCCTTCTTTCATCCAAAATAAACTGTCTCATGTCAAGTGCGAAATGTTAATTCTACATGTTTCCATCTACACCTCGAGGTTTAGTGGTGGCCAAGATTTTGTTAGTAGTGTCATGCAGGCTGacatattttctcaaaaatatgATAAATGACAAAGTGCATAGTGAGAGATAGTAACAAACAAACCCCTTTTGTGTATCTCTTATAATTTGTTTCACAGTAGAGTAGTTGTGAATAGTCAATTACTTGCTTTTTTAGGTAATGTGGCTTTCCACATACTTGTTGGCTTATCTAGTTGTAAACTGTAATCTAGAAGTTGTCAATAACAGTTGTattatgctaagaatggtgattaGTCACTTATATTGTTTAGTCGAAGAAGATGTCTGTGGCAAGCATAAACTATCCCACTGGTATGTTCTTAAAGGGTCCAGTCGATCTCTGACAATTGCATATGTCATCCAATATCAGCTGGTATATTCCTTTAGTAGTATTGATAAATGTGTATAATTTTGTAACTTGTTGTCTATAGGCATCTCATGCTTGTCATCTAATTGCATATTTGAACTTTTACCTGTGGTGATGCATTTTCATCTGTCCTTGCAGATATGTGTAGATCCTAGTTTCAAAGCATCAAGGTTGTCTCTGTTGGACCGTGGCTTCACATATGCGATTGCCCACATTCGTGGTGGTGGAGAAATGGGAAGGAAGTGGTATGAAAACGggaaatatttacaaaaaaagaaTACTTTCACAGATTTTATCGACTGTGCAGAGTATCTGATAGAGAAGAAATATTGTACAAAAGAAAAATTGTGCATCAATGGAAGAAGTGCAGGAGGGTTGCTGATTGGTGCTGTTCTAAACATGCGACCTGATTTATTTAAGGTAGCTGTAGCTGGAGTACCGTTTGTGGATGTTGTGACTACAATGCTTGATCCAACAATTCCTTTAACAACAGCAGAATATGAGGTGattaatgttcctttttgcAAATGTGCAGGCTTACTAAtgatggcaaaatgggcgggctGGTGATTTGGGTCACTGGTCAAAATGACTTGCAATTAAAACATGTTAGGTCAGGTTGGACTGACTGATTGGCTGTTTTCAAGATTTGTAATTGTTATCGTATTAAAAATACTTGCCTTTTCAAATACGTTAttaagataataatatataacttatgagttatgacaaATAAAACATCTTGGtttataaactttcaaaaaacatgtttaaaaacttCATAATACATGTCTAACAATCATGTTGGCTGACTTTAGTTTAGGAATTTTGAGTCTTCCACCTGGAGATTTTACCAGTTTAGTGATACTTTTTTGATTCCCAAGCTTTTAGTTGGAAATTGTTTTAAACCGTTAACCTTTTTCTTGAATGTTATAACCTTCAACTTTAGTTCACTCTAGTTTTTCTTAATATTCTTTTGAATGTTATAATTATGACTTCAGTTTCAATCTCTCAATTTTGAGTGGCTTAATGGTTTGACCCCTTAGAATTCGTTTCAAGTGAAAGTTTGAGTAGTTAAAACACTTATTCGACTAATGTTAAGgaatataacatttaaaaaaaaaaaaacttgaagagATTAAAACATTAACTCAACCAAAGTTAAGGATtataatatgtaaaaaataagttaaatgACTTTTGACTTTTCAAGTAAAAGTTCAAGGATAACCTATTATTAAGTTCAATGATAACCTATCATTAACACTGAGTAGTTAGATCTTAAATCACCCAAAGAGAATAAAATAGTCCATATTCACACACATGGCAAAGCACTAAATGTTTTTCCTCTACAATGTTAAAGTTATCTAAGCAAGTTGTCTGTAGGAACTCTAATACGGAATAGATGGTGGTCAGTGGTCTTATAGATTTCTTTTAAAGCTGATTTCTTGTGGATGACTTCCATTATTGCAGGAATGGGGTGATCCTCGTAAAGAAGAGTTTTATTTTTACATGAAATCATATTCACCAGTTGACAATGTGAGTCCAAATGCCCCATCTTCATCATCTATTTATGTGGCATTAATATTTGAAGGCCATAGTGAGAGCCATCCAATTAAATATCAAATGAAGAAGCTAATTACTGATGATTTTCTCTTTTGAACAGGTAAAAACTCAGAATTACCCAGCCATACTTGTTACTGCTGGATTAAATGGTACgcttttacattatatttttatcGTGTTAATGTGATCAACTTTTAGCTTGCTGTTATTGTTGCTAAAATTACCTTTTTATGCTGCTATGATCGGAATCCGCTTTGAGCTTACTTGGCAGCTTACTAGAAATAGTTGCTCATTAATCAAAATTCATAAATGGAAATGGGGTTTATCTTGTCATTTAACTTGGCTTACTGTGTGTTTTTGCAGATCCGCGCGTACTTTATTCTGAACCTGCTAAGTTTGTTGCCAAGTTGAGAGAGATGAAAACCGACAAAAATGTGTTGTTATTTAAATGTGAGATGGGTGCTGGCCATTTCTCCAAGTCAGGAAGGTAATTctgtaatatttttgttttttaatcattataCTAAGCTAATTGTCAGCAAAAAAGcatgttcttttccttttcttttactCAGCCAAATGATGTTTTCTTATAGTTTGTTCCATAGGGTAAGTGGGAGTTGACTCCTATGTAGGACCTCTCACCGAGTGTAAAGCCCCTTCAATAGAAGGTTATAACATGGGCGGGTCGTATGAGCTGGGTAAATTTTCATAACAGGTTAGGGAGGATTTTGAAGTATGGCTCAAAACAGGTCAAGACCTGGAAGAGAACTTATAAATCAATTAAGACTAATTTTGAAGGAATGTGAATATTGTTGATCACAAATAAGAAAAGGTGTAAAACTTAAGATAATGCGACTGTTAATATACATACTGAGCAGATAAGAATACAATGTTGCAATTTTGGGAATAACAGAAATGATATTTCCTCGTACAATATGTGCCTATTCATCCTCCTAAAGACCTAAAAACGTCATTTTGACATATGGAAAATGAAGAGAGGCGATTTGTTAGCAATAaagtatgcatttttttttttttgaacggcaataAAGTATGCATTTGAAGTTAGCCGTTATCTAATCGCCCATCTTTCCACCTGTTTCTCTATGAATTATAGTGTACATTTGAACTGCTGCCAGAACTTATTTAATCTCTTTTATCCTCTCTCTGCCGATTTCTCATGTTATTTATGCTTCCTTTTATTAATTTCAGGTTTGAGAAGCTCCAAGAAGATGCATTTACCTATACATTCATTTTAAAGATTATGAACATGGTCCCTGCACTTGGTTAAAATCATTTTGCATTAAGGTTGAAAATCATTAGATGGGCGTTTATCAGATGTTACA includes the following:
- the LOC122581822 gene encoding protease 2-like encodes the protein MLSFAQSAQILNLGISFGTKLTSRTLRRRNIIISCRRIFVMATAAAAPQPPVAKKVKHEMEKFGDVRVDNYYWLRDDSRSDPQVLSYLHQENSYTDSIMSGTKQLEDQIYSELRGRIKEDDISAPLRKGPYYYYERTLEGKEYVQHCRRLVENCAAVPSVDDIMPTGPEASPEHVILDENVKAKDYAYYSIGAFKVSPNHKLVAYAEDTKGDEIYTIHVMDAETRSPVGEPLVGVTDYFEWVGDEALLYITMDEILRPYKVWFHKLGTTQSTDACLYHEKDDMFSLDLVASESKKYLFVGSESKTTRSIFYLDISKPGKGLLVLTPRSEGIDTSVSHRGNHFFIKRRSDEAFNSELLACPLDDVNATTLLLPHRESVKIQDIILFSNHLVVYEREEGLPQVTFYSLPAVGEPLHTLQGGQAVDFIDPVYSVEPAESQFSSSILRFYYSSLRTPPSTYDYDMRTGVSVLKKVETVLGGFDASKYVTKREWVIAQDGTHVPISIAYRKDLVKLDGSDPLLLYGYGSYEICVDPSFKASRLSLLDRGFTYAIAHIRGGGEMGRKWYENGKYLQKKNTFTDFIDCAEYLIEKKYCTKEKLCINGRSAGGLLIGAVLNMRPDLFKVAVAGVPFVDVVTTMLDPTIPLTTAEYEEWGDPRKEEFYFYMKSYSPVDNVKTQNYPAILVTAGLNDPRVLYSEPAKFVAKLREMKTDKNVLLFKCEMGAGHFSKSGRFEKLQEDAFTYTFILKIMNMVPALG